The region CATATCAAAAGTGTCCACAACCCGAAAAGTCATATTCTCGGTTTCACCAAATCCAAAAGGTGATTTTACCTTACCCGTAATTTGCAGAGATCTTGCTCCTTCAAAATCCCCTACAACTATCGTACCGGGTTCAAGTAACTGCTCCCTCCATCTTTTATTTGTTTCGATGGAAACAACAGCATCTTTCAAAAAATTGTCATCCACAAACGCAATAAGATCGTCGTTAAATTGTGCAACATAAATCTTTGAAGGATTCTGCAAATCTTTCGAAAGATCTGGCTCCCCTTTCGACAAAACCAGTTTCAAAGGATTGTATATCACCATCAAATCATAGCCAAAAAGCCCCGTCTTCATTCTTTCCAGAACAAATTTTTCCATATTATATGGTACAACAAGAACCAAAGTCATCATGAAAACTATCAAACTGAACATCGAAGCAATGATAAATGTATTTTTTCGATTTCGCTCAACGTAGGATAAAGCTATAAATGTGGAAACAGACCCTTTTTTCATCCATCTTGAAAATATCTTTCTCAAAGGAGAGATAAGCGACAGAAACAAAAACCAGCTGCCTATAAAAAACGAAGCGCCTCTTTGCAAGATGTCCCATACCGTGGCAGATTGAGTTAATGGAAAATAGATGAACGACACCAGAAATATACCCATACCAAGACTGAGAAAAGTCGTTGGAAATACAACAACTCCACCAAGCGCCGCAATTAAAAAGAAAAATAACCAGAACTTCGGATATATGAGAATCATAACCATCGATAAAACTATCATTGAACCTCCTGATATTTTTCGTTTCCATCTTTGTGTCCTTACACGACTTTCTGTTCTAAGCATTTCCACAGGTGGATGATGCGTGATAGCCCTGATCTTTAGAATAAAAATTATTAGAGGTATTACAAGCCCGCCAAGAATACCAGTAAATACTGTGAGAGGAGAAACGTAAAGAGTAAGATCTGAAAACCCTATGTAGAATTCACTCATCAATGTGCCTGAAATTGTTCTTAATCTGCGTAAAAGAAAATCTCCTAAAAAAGTTCCCATTATTCCCCCACAGAGGCCGGCTATTAGAAAATAAATTAATCCTTCATAAATCAATATGGCCGATAAGTGCCCTGTTTTCATTCCAAGAATTCGTAATGTGACCATTGTTGTACTTCTCTCTTCGACGAAACTCTGTGCAAATACATATACCAGTATAAACGAAGCGATAACTGAGAAACTGCTGAAAGCAATAGTTAAATAGCCAAGTGTTCTATTTGCCGGTGAATTTAATAATTGAAACTTCATTGCCACAGCCTTCACTTTCAGTTCTTCGGATATCCAATCTGTCGTTGCTTTATGTTCTTCTATAGATCCTTCAAGTCGCATATAGATTTTTGTTGGGAATCCCCCTACCCCCTGAAAATCATCGCGATTTATGAAAACTGTTCCTGCATACTGAAGATTTTCCCCTCGAAAATTCAAGAAGCCATCAGTAGAGATCTTAACTACTTTGAACTGTTTCTGGCCTCTGCCCATGTCCAGTGCGACGAAATCATTTTCTCTTATATTCATTATCTGAGCAAGTTCTTTCGACAAAAGTATATTATTCGAAACCAGTTCAATTTTTTCTTCGACAAAGTAACTCAATTCTTCCGGAGAAGTAGCTATCACGAGACAATCAAGAATTTTACCGCCATATTCAATTTGAGCAATACTTTCAGAGACTGGCAAAACCGATAAAATTTTCTGGTGTTTTCTCAAAATATCGACAATCTGTTGATCAAGTGGAATTTTGAAGAATATGTTGTTTCTTCTGTTTTCCACATAAGCATCCGCACAACCAAAATTTTCTGCAAGACTCCTTTTTATCCACCTTCCTATAGAGTCATTCAAAGACAGTCCACCTACAAGAAGCATCGAAGGTACCCCTATCCCAAAAATGAGAACAAAGACTGATTTGAACCTCATCAAAAAATTCCGGGAAGCTATTTTAAAAACAACTTTGAGCAGTTTGATCACTTCCTTTCGCATTTCACATTAAAGTTCTCATCTCAATTAAGATAGTACAATAAAAGTTAGAAGGTGATACTGTGAATCTGAAGGTCTTATGCAATGACAAAGCCAGAGAAGGTTTTTACAGTGAGCACGGACTTTCAATCTTGATTGATGACAAAATACTCTTTGACACAGGACAAACTGATGTTTTCCTGAAAAATGGCCGCATAATGAATATTGATTTTGAAAAAATAGAGAAAATCATAATCTCACATGGCCATTACGATCATGCCGGAGGGTTGAAATACTGGGATAATGTAGATGCAACCGTGTATATTCATAAAGAAGCAGTTGTTCAAAAATACAGTCAGAACAAACCTGCAGGCATCCCATTTGAGCTGGAAAAAACAGGGTTGGAAATCAGATATCTGCGGGATGATATAACAATTGATAAAATTCAATTCATTAATTCTGTACCTTTATTCGAGAATATAATAGACAAAAATTTTACAAAAAATGGTGAATATGACTTGTTTGAAGACGAAATAAATATTGTTATAGAGGATAAATTATTTACTGGCTGTGCACACAGAGGAATCGAAAACATAATAGAATATGTTCTTGAAAATAGAAAAGTGAACTATGTTATCGGTGGATTTCACCTGGTGAATTCGCCCTTAGGACGGATCGAAAGAATAGCAAAACTTTTTTTCGAAAATGACTTATATATCATACCACTTCATTGTACTGGTCGGGATGCTGTAGAAATTTTCAAGAAAAAACTGAAAGAGAAATGTGTGATTTTACAAGCTGGAGATGAACTCAGGTTACCTTAAAAAACATCTACTTATTCAGATCACAGATAAATTTTTCAACGACGCTGATGAATTGAGAGGCATTCATCGTACCTGCAAGGAGTTTCCCATAAATTTCATTTTTTCTGAGTTGTTCAGCTATTTTATATTCCTCTGAATACATCGAAAGGTAAGTTTGCCAGAGGCCCCCTCTATTTATGTAGTCTTTATCACGCATGAAACCAAATAACACGGCCTGCATTTTCTCAAGCTTTTTATTCTGAACAATGTTGATTTTCTTTTTTCCATAATATTCCGTAACACCGTATAAATTCAATCCGCCTCCCACCCCATCTTTCATACCGTAAACCACATTTCTTATACCAGACATGTAAATTGCTCCAAAACACATAACACATGGTTCCATGGAAGTATAAATAACATAATCAGAAATTTCCATATTGTCTGGGATTCTCTTCATTGAAACGAGAGCATTTAGTTCAGCATGTGCAATACTGTTTCCAAAAACAGGGTATCCAGAAAAATTGCTCTCATGAATCGCGTTCCTTCCTTTTGATATTATATTTCCCGAACCATTCACAATAACACAACCTATCGGAAGAGACCCCATTTTAAGCGCATCAATGCAAAGTTGTACTATTTCATTAATGTAATTCACGCAAAAACCTCCTTCTGCAACAACCATATTTTAACAAACGTATCATGAACATCTACAATGGTCTATATCATCACATCCAGCATGCACGTCTCATCTAATCGCTCATACAGCAAAAGGTAAGGGAATATCGTTCGCAGAAAACAAAAAATGGCATCACACAGAACAAATACAATCAGAATCTTTTAAAAATGACCTTGAATGGTTTGCAGGTGTCTGCCGTGTTGTGAAAGCTTTGAAAAAAGTTAGAATAGGCGCTATTGGTGCAAGACCAGGTGCTTTCAACACCGTGAGATTTTCTGAAAAGCTTCTTGAACAAATGAATATAAGTGTTGAAACAATTGATCTCTCAGAAGTCATATTTAAAGTGGACGAAATTTCTGATGATAATGACAGAGTGATTGAAAAAATCAAGACAATGAAAAATATCTACCACACTCAAATTGTTCCAGATAGCGCTTTGGTCAGTATAGCAAAGCTTTCGGTGATTATAGAAGAGTGGATTTCAGAAAACGATCTGGATGCCACAGCAATTCAATGTTGGACTATTCTCGAGAAGAAACTCCATATCACACCGTGCGCAGTAATGAGTATGATGAGCGAAAAATTAAAACCCAGTGCCTGTGAGGTCGATGTAATGGGTGCACTTTCAATGTATATTTTGCAGAGCGCGT is a window of Pseudothermotoga elfii DSM 9442 = NBRC 107921 DNA encoding:
- a CDS encoding ABC transporter permease; amino-acid sequence: MLLVGGLSLNDSIGRWIKRSLAENFGCADAYVENRRNNIFFKIPLDQQIVDILRKHQKILSVLPVSESIAQIEYGGKILDCLVIATSPEELSYFVEEKIELVSNNILLSKELAQIMNIRENDFVALDMGRGQKQFKVVKISTDGFLNFRGENLQYAGTVFINRDDFQGVGGFPTKIYMRLEGSIEEHKATTDWISEELKVKAVAMKFQLLNSPANRTLGYLTIAFSSFSVIASFILVYVFAQSFVEERSTTMVTLRILGMKTGHLSAILIYEGLIYFLIAGLCGGIMGTFLGDFLLRRLRTISGTLMSEFYIGFSDLTLYVSPLTVFTGILGGLVIPLIIFILKIRAITHHPPVEMLRTESRVRTQRWKRKISGGSMIVLSMVMILIYPKFWLFFFLIAALGGVVVFPTTFLSLGMGIFLVSFIYFPLTQSATVWDILQRGASFFIGSWFLFLSLISPLRKIFSRWMKKGSVSTFIALSYVERNRKNTFIIASMFSLIVFMMTLVLVVPYNMEKFVLERMKTGLFGYDLMVIYNPLKLVLSKGEPDLSKDLQNPSKIYVAQFNDDLIAFVDDNFLKDAVVSIETNKRWREQLLEPGTIVVGDFEGARSLQITGKVKSPFGFGETENMTFRVVDTFDMRQLMVPVKYVASINSIPEKVRLIPVIISRVDPANVMQVKDFYRKRFDFPIYIKEELNRVFSGIDLLIQTGVTLLYFGLISGFSGIAFYSLRNVIVRKRMSGTLRAIGMSGKSLSAAFILENLIVASMGIITGICAGYLESKDVSNFIFSIFGSGQFSVPIWELAGLILAIYMIISLVVTLPVLVIRTSPVEALRAPD
- a CDS encoding MBL fold metallo-hydrolase, which translates into the protein MNLKVLCNDKAREGFYSEHGLSILIDDKILFDTGQTDVFLKNGRIMNIDFEKIEKIIISHGHYDHAGGLKYWDNVDATVYIHKEAVVQKYSQNKPAGIPFELEKTGLEIRYLRDDITIDKIQFINSVPLFENIIDKNFTKNGEYDLFEDEINIVIEDKLFTGCAHRGIENIIEYVLENRKVNYVIGGFHLVNSPLGRIERIAKLFFENDLYIIPLHCTGRDAVEIFKKKLKEKCVILQAGDELRLP
- a CDS encoding nucleoside deaminase, whose amino-acid sequence is MNYINEIVQLCIDALKMGSLPIGCVIVNGSGNIISKGRNAIHESNFSGYPVFGNSIAHAELNALVSMKRIPDNMEISDYVIYTSMEPCVMCFGAIYMSGIRNVVYGMKDGVGGGLNLYGVTEYYGKKKINIVQNKKLEKMQAVLFGFMRDKDYINRGGLWQTYLSMYSEEYKIAEQLRKNEIYGKLLAGTMNASQFISVVEKFICDLNK